From a region of the Tursiops truncatus isolate mTurTru1 chromosome 2, mTurTru1.mat.Y, whole genome shotgun sequence genome:
- the PEAK1 gene encoding inactive tyrosine-protein kinase PEAK1 isoform X2: protein MSACNTFTEHVWKPGECKNCFKPKSLHQLPPDPEKAPITHGNKTNANQSNNHRIRNTGNFRPPVAKKPTIAVKPTMMVADGQSMCGELSIQEHCENKPVIIGWNRNRMALNQKPLNNNNEEDIEGFSHVPKPYGNNDSAKKISNNNSGLTEVLKEIAGLDTTPQIKGNETNSRETFLGRINDCYKRSLERKLPPSCMMGGIKDTQGKHVILSGSTEVISNEGGRFCYPEFSSGEESEEDVLLSNMEEEHESWDESDEELLAMEIRMRGQPRFANFRANTLSPVRFFVDKKWNTVPLRNKSLQRICAVDYDDSYDEILNGYEENSVVSYGPGSIQSIVSSDSTSPDSSLTEESRSETASSLSQKICNVGIAPGNPGDSKDMKESEPNYESLSGNNQEKDSAQASKSSVKVPETHKAVLALRLEEKDGKIAVQTEKQESKAPTDITGQAVTINLVPVEEQAKPYRVVNLEQPLCKPYTVVDVSAAMASEHLEGPIKSPKTKSSSSTPNSPVTSPTLTSGQISAHFQKSSAIRYQEVWTSSTSPRQKIPKVELISGGTGPNVPPRKNCHKSAPTSPTATNISSKTIPVKSPNLSEIKFNSYNNAGMPPFPIIIHDEPTYARSSKNAIKVPIVINPNAYDNLAIYKSFLGTSGELSVKEKTTSVISHTYEEIETESKVSDNTTSKATECPQAKGLLNSTERKRGSVAQKVQEFNSCLNRGQSSPQRSYSSSHSSPAKLQRTTQEPVAQTESTQESPTVSSSSAREKASTVLSQIVASIQPPQSPPEMPQSGPKACSVEELYAIPPDASAAKSTPKSTPVRPKSLFTSQPSGEAEAPQTTESPTTKVQKDPLTKPVTTPPSKLVTNPQSEPPPPFPPPRSTSSPYHASNLLQRHFTNWTKPTSPTRSTEAESVLHSEGSRRAADAKPKRWISFKSFFRRRKTDEEDDKEKDREKGKLVGLDGTVIHMLPPPPVQRHHWFTEAKGESSEKPAIVFMYRCDPAQGQLSVDQGKARAEQSAVTEKGRAEDGLLQDSEKKKRSHSSPSQIPKKILSTLASHCCGLSCCGAQTPDAQAQRSWLTGPASRGMWDLPRPGHEPASPASAGGLSTTVPPGKPPHPHYFEANTRHHFICKNFIT from the exons atgtctgcttGTAATACCTTTACTGAACACGTTTGGAAACCTGGTGAATGCAAGAACTGCTTTAAACCTAAAAGCTTACATCAGCTCCCCCCAGACCCTGAGAAGGCACCCATCACCCATGGCAATAAAACTAATGCCAATCAGAGTAACAACCACCGAATCAGGAACACCGGAAATTTCCGGCCTCCTGTGGCTAAAAAACCCACTATAGCTGTGAAGCCCACTATGATGGTGGCAGATGGGCAAAGTATGTGTGGTGAGCTTAGTATCCAAGAACACTGTGAGAACAAACCTGTCATCATAGGATGGAACCGAAACAGGATGGCCTTGAATCAGAAAccacttaataataataatgaagaggACATTGAAGGATTTAGCCATGTTCCTAAGCCTTATGGGAATAATGATAGTGCAAAGAAGATATCAAATAACAATAGTGGACTAACTGAGGTGTTAAAGGAGATAGCAGGCTTGGATACCACCCctcaaataaaaggaaatgaaacaaacTCCAGAGAAACATTCTTAGGAAGAATAAATGATTGCTATAAACGATCACTGGAAAGAAAGCTTCCACCAAGTTGCATGATGGGCGGAATAAAGGATACTCAGGGCAAGCATGTTATTCTGAGTGGGAGCACAGAAGTGATCAGTAATGAAGGGGGTCGATTCTGTTACCCAGAGTTTTCTAGTGGCGAAGAGAGTGAGGAAGATGTGCTTTTGAGTAACATGGAGGAGGAGCACGAGAGCTGGGATGAGAGTGATGAAGAACTGCTGGCCATGGAGATTCGCATGAGAGGGCAACCTCGCTTTGCCAACTTTAGGGCAAACACTTTGTCTCCTGTTCGATTCTTTGTGGACAAAAAATGGAATACTGTCCCCCTGCGAAATAAATCTCTGCAAAGAATCTGTGCTGTAGACTATGATGACAGTTATGATGAAATCCTGAATGGTTATGAAGAGAATTCTGTGGTCTCCTATGGACCAGGAAGCATTCAGAGCATAGTGTCGTCTGACTCCACATCCCCAGATTCCTCTTTAACAGAAGAATCACGTTCTGAGACAGCCAGTAGTTTATCCCAGAAGATTTGTAATGTGGGAATAGCTCCTGGTAACCCGGGAGATTCTAAGGACATGAAGGAAAGTGAGCCCAATTATGAAAGCCTCTCTGGTAATAATCAGGAGAAGGACTCAGCACAAGCATCCAAAAGCTCAGTAAAAGTTCCAGAGACGCACAAAGCAGTCCTTGCTCTCCGATTGGAAGAGAAGGATGGCAAGATTGCCGTACAAACTGAGAAGCAAGAAAGTAAAGCCCCTACAGATATTACTGGGCAAGCAGTAACAATAAACCTCGTTCCTGTAGAAGAGCAAGCAAAGCCCTACCGAGTTGTGAATCTGGAACAGCCTTTGTGCAAGCCATATACTGTTGTGGATGTGTCAGCAGCCATGGCCAGTGAGCACCTCGAGGGCCCTATTAAAAGTCCCAAGACGAAAAGCTCATCTTCTACTCCAAACTCTCCAGTGACATCACCCACACTGACATCAGGACAAATAAGTGCCCATTTCCAAAAATCCAGTGCAATCCGCTACCAGGAAGTATGGACTTCCAGTACCAGTCCACGACAAAAGATACCTAAGGTGGAATTAATTAGCGGTGGGACTGGACCAAATGTCCCTCCAAGGAAAAACTGTCACAAATCAGCACCTACTTCACCCACAGCTACAAACATTTCCTCCAAAACCATCCCTGTTAAGTCACCTAATTtgtctgaaataaaatttaatagttaTAACAATGCCGGTATGCCACCTTTTCCAATTATCATTCACGATGAACCAACTTATGCTCGGAGTTCCAAAAATGCTATCAAAGTTCCCATTGTAATCAATCCAAATGCATATGACAATCTAGCCATTTACAAAAGTTTTCTCGGAACAAGTGGAGAACTTTCAGTGAAGGAAAAAACCACAAGTGTAATAAGCCATACTTATGAAGAGATAGAAACTGAAAGCAAAGTGTCTGATAACACCACTAGCAAAGCCACTGAATGTCCCCAAGCTAAAGGGCTTTTAAACAGCACAGAGCGTAAAAGGGGTTCAGTGGCTCAGAAGGTTCAGGAGTTTAACAGCTGTCTTAACAGAGGTCAGTCCTCACCACAGAGGAGCTACAGTTCCAGCCACAGCTCCCCAGCAAAGCTCCAGAGAACCACTCAAGAACCTGTGGCCCAAACAGAAAGCACTCAGGAGTCTCCGACAGTGAGCAGCAGCAGCGCCAGGGAGAAGGCAAGCACCGTGCTCTCTCAGATCGTGGCTTCGATCCAGCCCCCACAGTCTCCTCCAGAAATGCCTCAGTCTGGCCCTAAAGCTTGCAGTGTGGAAGAGCTTTATGCCATTCCTCCCGACGCCAGTGCTGCTAAGAGTACACCTAAGAGTACACCAGTCCGGCCCAAGTCTCTCTTCACATCCCAGCCCAGCGGTGAGGCTGAAGCACCTCAGACCACGGAAAGTCCTACCACCAAAGTACAGAAAGATCCACTCACAAAGCCAGTCACCACCCCTCCCTCCAAGTTAGTGACTAACCCCCAGAGTGAGCcgccacccccctttcccccaccaCGCTCGACTTCCTCCCCTTACCATGCAAGTAACCTTTTGCAGAGGCATTTCACCAACTGGACCAAGCCAACTAGCCCTACCAGGTCAACGGAAGCTGAATCAGTTTTGCACTCTGAAGGCAGCAGGCGGGCCGCTGATGCAAAACCTAAACGCTGGATATCATTTAAAAGTTTCTTCCGCCGTCGGAAAACAGATGAAGAGGATGACAAAGAGAAAGACCGAGAGAAAGGGAAACTGGTGGGCCTGGACGGCACAGTCATCCACatgctgccccctcctccagttCAGCGCCATCACTGGTTCACAGAGGCAAAAGGAGAGTCCAGCGAGAAGCCAGCCATCGTCTTCATGTACAGGTGTGACCCTGCCCAAGGCCAGCTCAGTGTGGATCAGGGCAAAGCCAGGGCAGAGCAGTCAGCAGTCACAGAGAAGGGTAGAGCAGAGGATGGGTTACTACAGgactcagagaagaagaaaaggagtcATTCTTCTCCATCACAGATTCCTAAGAAAATTCTCAG tacgctggcctctcactgttgtggcctctcctgttgcggagcacagactccggacgcgcaggctcagcggtcatggctcacgggcccagcctctcgtggcatgtgggatcttcccagaccggggcacgaacccgcgtcccctgcatcggcaggcggactctcaaccactgtaccaccagggaagcccccgcacccccattattttgaagcaaataccAGGcatcatttcatttgtaaaaatttca
- the PEAK1 gene encoding inactive tyrosine-protein kinase PEAK1 isoform X3 — translation MSACNTFTEHVWKPGECKNCFKPKSLHQLPPDPEKAPITHGNKTNANQSNNHRIRNTGNFRPPVAKKPTIAVKPTMMVADGQSMCGELSIQEHCENKPVIIGWNRNRMALNQKPLNNNNEEDIEGFSHVPKPYGNNDSAKKISNNNSGLTEVLKEIAGLDTTPQIKGNETNSRETFLGRINDCYKRSLERKLPPSCMMGGIKDTQGKHVILSGSTEVISNEGGRFCYPEFSSGEESEEDVLLSNMEEEHESWDESDEELLAMEIRMRGQPRFANFRANTLSPVRFFVDKKWNTVPLRNKSLQRICAVDYDDSYDEILNGYEENSVVSYGPGSIQSIVSSDSTSPDSSLTEESRSETASSLSQKICNVGIAPGNPGDSKDMKESEPNYESLSGNNQEKDSAQASKSSVKVPETHKAVLALRLEEKDGKIAVQTEKQESKAPTDITGQAVTINLVPVEEQAKPYRVVNLEQPLCKPYTVVDVSAAMASEHLEGPIKSPKTKSSSSTPNSPVTSPTLTSGQISAHFQKSSAIRYQEVWTSSTSPRQKIPKVELISGGTGPNVPPRKNCHKSAPTSPTATNISSKTIPVKSPNLSEIKFNSYNNAGMPPFPIIIHDEPTYARSSKNAIKVPIVINPNAYDNLAIYKSFLGTSGELSVKEKTTSVISHTYEEIETESKVSDNTTSKATECPQAKGLLNSTERKRGSVAQKVQEFNSCLNRGQSSPQRSYSSSHSSPAKLQRTTQEPVAQTESTQESPTVSSSSAREKASTVLSQIVASIQPPQSPPEMPQSGPKACSVEELYAIPPDASAAKSTPKSTPVRPKSLFTSQPSGEAEAPQTTESPTTKVQKDPLTKPVTTPPSKLVTNPQSEPPPPFPPPRSTSSPYHASNLLQRHFTNWTKPTSPTRSTEAESVLHSEGSRRAADAKPKRWISFKSFFRRRKTDEEDDKEKDREKGKLVGLDGTVIHMLPPPPVQRHHWFTEAKGESSEKPAIVFMYRCDPAQGQLSVDQGKARAEQSAVTEKGRAEDGLLQDSEKKKRSHSSPSQIPKKILSHVTREVTEDFSPRDPSTVVKQDGGSCTSVTSALPLPELEREEEKGDISGPMDPNPCSATYSNLGNGEPLKNFG, via the coding sequence atgtctgcttGTAATACCTTTACTGAACACGTTTGGAAACCTGGTGAATGCAAGAACTGCTTTAAACCTAAAAGCTTACATCAGCTCCCCCCAGACCCTGAGAAGGCACCCATCACCCATGGCAATAAAACTAATGCCAATCAGAGTAACAACCACCGAATCAGGAACACCGGAAATTTCCGGCCTCCTGTGGCTAAAAAACCCACTATAGCTGTGAAGCCCACTATGATGGTGGCAGATGGGCAAAGTATGTGTGGTGAGCTTAGTATCCAAGAACACTGTGAGAACAAACCTGTCATCATAGGATGGAACCGAAACAGGATGGCCTTGAATCAGAAAccacttaataataataatgaagaggACATTGAAGGATTTAGCCATGTTCCTAAGCCTTATGGGAATAATGATAGTGCAAAGAAGATATCAAATAACAATAGTGGACTAACTGAGGTGTTAAAGGAGATAGCAGGCTTGGATACCACCCctcaaataaaaggaaatgaaacaaacTCCAGAGAAACATTCTTAGGAAGAATAAATGATTGCTATAAACGATCACTGGAAAGAAAGCTTCCACCAAGTTGCATGATGGGCGGAATAAAGGATACTCAGGGCAAGCATGTTATTCTGAGTGGGAGCACAGAAGTGATCAGTAATGAAGGGGGTCGATTCTGTTACCCAGAGTTTTCTAGTGGCGAAGAGAGTGAGGAAGATGTGCTTTTGAGTAACATGGAGGAGGAGCACGAGAGCTGGGATGAGAGTGATGAAGAACTGCTGGCCATGGAGATTCGCATGAGAGGGCAACCTCGCTTTGCCAACTTTAGGGCAAACACTTTGTCTCCTGTTCGATTCTTTGTGGACAAAAAATGGAATACTGTCCCCCTGCGAAATAAATCTCTGCAAAGAATCTGTGCTGTAGACTATGATGACAGTTATGATGAAATCCTGAATGGTTATGAAGAGAATTCTGTGGTCTCCTATGGACCAGGAAGCATTCAGAGCATAGTGTCGTCTGACTCCACATCCCCAGATTCCTCTTTAACAGAAGAATCACGTTCTGAGACAGCCAGTAGTTTATCCCAGAAGATTTGTAATGTGGGAATAGCTCCTGGTAACCCGGGAGATTCTAAGGACATGAAGGAAAGTGAGCCCAATTATGAAAGCCTCTCTGGTAATAATCAGGAGAAGGACTCAGCACAAGCATCCAAAAGCTCAGTAAAAGTTCCAGAGACGCACAAAGCAGTCCTTGCTCTCCGATTGGAAGAGAAGGATGGCAAGATTGCCGTACAAACTGAGAAGCAAGAAAGTAAAGCCCCTACAGATATTACTGGGCAAGCAGTAACAATAAACCTCGTTCCTGTAGAAGAGCAAGCAAAGCCCTACCGAGTTGTGAATCTGGAACAGCCTTTGTGCAAGCCATATACTGTTGTGGATGTGTCAGCAGCCATGGCCAGTGAGCACCTCGAGGGCCCTATTAAAAGTCCCAAGACGAAAAGCTCATCTTCTACTCCAAACTCTCCAGTGACATCACCCACACTGACATCAGGACAAATAAGTGCCCATTTCCAAAAATCCAGTGCAATCCGCTACCAGGAAGTATGGACTTCCAGTACCAGTCCACGACAAAAGATACCTAAGGTGGAATTAATTAGCGGTGGGACTGGACCAAATGTCCCTCCAAGGAAAAACTGTCACAAATCAGCACCTACTTCACCCACAGCTACAAACATTTCCTCCAAAACCATCCCTGTTAAGTCACCTAATTtgtctgaaataaaatttaatagttaTAACAATGCCGGTATGCCACCTTTTCCAATTATCATTCACGATGAACCAACTTATGCTCGGAGTTCCAAAAATGCTATCAAAGTTCCCATTGTAATCAATCCAAATGCATATGACAATCTAGCCATTTACAAAAGTTTTCTCGGAACAAGTGGAGAACTTTCAGTGAAGGAAAAAACCACAAGTGTAATAAGCCATACTTATGAAGAGATAGAAACTGAAAGCAAAGTGTCTGATAACACCACTAGCAAAGCCACTGAATGTCCCCAAGCTAAAGGGCTTTTAAACAGCACAGAGCGTAAAAGGGGTTCAGTGGCTCAGAAGGTTCAGGAGTTTAACAGCTGTCTTAACAGAGGTCAGTCCTCACCACAGAGGAGCTACAGTTCCAGCCACAGCTCCCCAGCAAAGCTCCAGAGAACCACTCAAGAACCTGTGGCCCAAACAGAAAGCACTCAGGAGTCTCCGACAGTGAGCAGCAGCAGCGCCAGGGAGAAGGCAAGCACCGTGCTCTCTCAGATCGTGGCTTCGATCCAGCCCCCACAGTCTCCTCCAGAAATGCCTCAGTCTGGCCCTAAAGCTTGCAGTGTGGAAGAGCTTTATGCCATTCCTCCCGACGCCAGTGCTGCTAAGAGTACACCTAAGAGTACACCAGTCCGGCCCAAGTCTCTCTTCACATCCCAGCCCAGCGGTGAGGCTGAAGCACCTCAGACCACGGAAAGTCCTACCACCAAAGTACAGAAAGATCCACTCACAAAGCCAGTCACCACCCCTCCCTCCAAGTTAGTGACTAACCCCCAGAGTGAGCcgccacccccctttcccccaccaCGCTCGACTTCCTCCCCTTACCATGCAAGTAACCTTTTGCAGAGGCATTTCACCAACTGGACCAAGCCAACTAGCCCTACCAGGTCAACGGAAGCTGAATCAGTTTTGCACTCTGAAGGCAGCAGGCGGGCCGCTGATGCAAAACCTAAACGCTGGATATCATTTAAAAGTTTCTTCCGCCGTCGGAAAACAGATGAAGAGGATGACAAAGAGAAAGACCGAGAGAAAGGGAAACTGGTGGGCCTGGACGGCACAGTCATCCACatgctgccccctcctccagttCAGCGCCATCACTGGTTCACAGAGGCAAAAGGAGAGTCCAGCGAGAAGCCAGCCATCGTCTTCATGTACAGGTGTGACCCTGCCCAAGGCCAGCTCAGTGTGGATCAGGGCAAAGCCAGGGCAGAGCAGTCAGCAGTCACAGAGAAGGGTAGAGCAGAGGATGGGTTACTACAGgactcagagaagaagaaaaggagtcATTCTTCTCCATCACAGATTCCTAAGAAAATTCTCAG
- the PEAK1 gene encoding inactive tyrosine-protein kinase PEAK1 isoform X4: MSACNTFTEHVWKPGECKNCFKPKSLHQLPPDPEKAPITHGNKTNANQSNNHRIRNTGNFRPPVAKKPTIAVKPTMMVADGQSMCGELSIQEHCENKPVIIGWNRNRMALNQKPLNNNNEEDIEGFSHVPKPYGNNDSAKKISNNNSGLTEVLKEIAGLDTTPQIKGNETNSRETFLGRINDCYKRSLERKLPPSCMMGGIKDTQGKHVILSGSTEVISNEGGRFCYPEFSSGEESEEDVLLSNMEEEHESWDESDEELLAMEIRMRGQPRFANFRANTLSPVRFFVDKKWNTVPLRNKSLQRICAVDYDDSYDEILNGYEENSVVSYGPGSIQSIVSSDSTSPDSSLTEESRSETASSLSQKICNVGIAPGNPGDSKDMKESEPNYESLSGNNQEKDSAQASKSSVKVPETHKAVLALRLEEKDGKIAVQTEKQESKAPTDITGQAVTINLVPVEEQAKPYRVVNLEQPLCKPYTVVDVSAAMASEHLEGPIKSPKTKSSSSTPNSPVTSPTLTSGQISAHFQKSSAIRYQEVWTSSTSPRQKIPKVELISGGTGPNVPPRKNCHKSAPTSPTATNISSKTIPVKSPNLSEIKFNSYNNAGMPPFPIIIHDEPTYARSSKNAIKVPIVINPNAYDNLAIYKSFLGTSGELSVKEKTTSVISHTYEEIETESKVSDNTTSKATECPQAKGLLNSTERKRGSVAQKVQEFNSCLNRGQSSPQRSYSSSHSSPAKLQRTTQEPVAQTESTQESPTVSSSSAREKASTVLSQIVASIQPPQSPPEMPQSGPKACSVEELYAIPPDASAAKSTPKSTPVRPKSLFTSQPSGEAEAPQTTESPTTKVQKDPLTKPVTTPPSKLVTNPQSEPPPPFPPPRSTSSPYHASNLLQRHFTNWTKPTSPTRSTEAESVLHSEGSRRAADAKPKRWISFKSFFRRRKTDEEDDKEKDREKGKLVGLDGTVIHMLPPPPVQRHHWFTEAKGESSEKPAIVFMYRCDPAQGQLSVDQGKARAEQSAVTEKGRAEDGLLQDSEKKKRSHSSPSQIPKKILSYFIYLDTPLVFT, encoded by the exons atgtctgcttGTAATACCTTTACTGAACACGTTTGGAAACCTGGTGAATGCAAGAACTGCTTTAAACCTAAAAGCTTACATCAGCTCCCCCCAGACCCTGAGAAGGCACCCATCACCCATGGCAATAAAACTAATGCCAATCAGAGTAACAACCACCGAATCAGGAACACCGGAAATTTCCGGCCTCCTGTGGCTAAAAAACCCACTATAGCTGTGAAGCCCACTATGATGGTGGCAGATGGGCAAAGTATGTGTGGTGAGCTTAGTATCCAAGAACACTGTGAGAACAAACCTGTCATCATAGGATGGAACCGAAACAGGATGGCCTTGAATCAGAAAccacttaataataataatgaagaggACATTGAAGGATTTAGCCATGTTCCTAAGCCTTATGGGAATAATGATAGTGCAAAGAAGATATCAAATAACAATAGTGGACTAACTGAGGTGTTAAAGGAGATAGCAGGCTTGGATACCACCCctcaaataaaaggaaatgaaacaaacTCCAGAGAAACATTCTTAGGAAGAATAAATGATTGCTATAAACGATCACTGGAAAGAAAGCTTCCACCAAGTTGCATGATGGGCGGAATAAAGGATACTCAGGGCAAGCATGTTATTCTGAGTGGGAGCACAGAAGTGATCAGTAATGAAGGGGGTCGATTCTGTTACCCAGAGTTTTCTAGTGGCGAAGAGAGTGAGGAAGATGTGCTTTTGAGTAACATGGAGGAGGAGCACGAGAGCTGGGATGAGAGTGATGAAGAACTGCTGGCCATGGAGATTCGCATGAGAGGGCAACCTCGCTTTGCCAACTTTAGGGCAAACACTTTGTCTCCTGTTCGATTCTTTGTGGACAAAAAATGGAATACTGTCCCCCTGCGAAATAAATCTCTGCAAAGAATCTGTGCTGTAGACTATGATGACAGTTATGATGAAATCCTGAATGGTTATGAAGAGAATTCTGTGGTCTCCTATGGACCAGGAAGCATTCAGAGCATAGTGTCGTCTGACTCCACATCCCCAGATTCCTCTTTAACAGAAGAATCACGTTCTGAGACAGCCAGTAGTTTATCCCAGAAGATTTGTAATGTGGGAATAGCTCCTGGTAACCCGGGAGATTCTAAGGACATGAAGGAAAGTGAGCCCAATTATGAAAGCCTCTCTGGTAATAATCAGGAGAAGGACTCAGCACAAGCATCCAAAAGCTCAGTAAAAGTTCCAGAGACGCACAAAGCAGTCCTTGCTCTCCGATTGGAAGAGAAGGATGGCAAGATTGCCGTACAAACTGAGAAGCAAGAAAGTAAAGCCCCTACAGATATTACTGGGCAAGCAGTAACAATAAACCTCGTTCCTGTAGAAGAGCAAGCAAAGCCCTACCGAGTTGTGAATCTGGAACAGCCTTTGTGCAAGCCATATACTGTTGTGGATGTGTCAGCAGCCATGGCCAGTGAGCACCTCGAGGGCCCTATTAAAAGTCCCAAGACGAAAAGCTCATCTTCTACTCCAAACTCTCCAGTGACATCACCCACACTGACATCAGGACAAATAAGTGCCCATTTCCAAAAATCCAGTGCAATCCGCTACCAGGAAGTATGGACTTCCAGTACCAGTCCACGACAAAAGATACCTAAGGTGGAATTAATTAGCGGTGGGACTGGACCAAATGTCCCTCCAAGGAAAAACTGTCACAAATCAGCACCTACTTCACCCACAGCTACAAACATTTCCTCCAAAACCATCCCTGTTAAGTCACCTAATTtgtctgaaataaaatttaatagttaTAACAATGCCGGTATGCCACCTTTTCCAATTATCATTCACGATGAACCAACTTATGCTCGGAGTTCCAAAAATGCTATCAAAGTTCCCATTGTAATCAATCCAAATGCATATGACAATCTAGCCATTTACAAAAGTTTTCTCGGAACAAGTGGAGAACTTTCAGTGAAGGAAAAAACCACAAGTGTAATAAGCCATACTTATGAAGAGATAGAAACTGAAAGCAAAGTGTCTGATAACACCACTAGCAAAGCCACTGAATGTCCCCAAGCTAAAGGGCTTTTAAACAGCACAGAGCGTAAAAGGGGTTCAGTGGCTCAGAAGGTTCAGGAGTTTAACAGCTGTCTTAACAGAGGTCAGTCCTCACCACAGAGGAGCTACAGTTCCAGCCACAGCTCCCCAGCAAAGCTCCAGAGAACCACTCAAGAACCTGTGGCCCAAACAGAAAGCACTCAGGAGTCTCCGACAGTGAGCAGCAGCAGCGCCAGGGAGAAGGCAAGCACCGTGCTCTCTCAGATCGTGGCTTCGATCCAGCCCCCACAGTCTCCTCCAGAAATGCCTCAGTCTGGCCCTAAAGCTTGCAGTGTGGAAGAGCTTTATGCCATTCCTCCCGACGCCAGTGCTGCTAAGAGTACACCTAAGAGTACACCAGTCCGGCCCAAGTCTCTCTTCACATCCCAGCCCAGCGGTGAGGCTGAAGCACCTCAGACCACGGAAAGTCCTACCACCAAAGTACAGAAAGATCCACTCACAAAGCCAGTCACCACCCCTCCCTCCAAGTTAGTGACTAACCCCCAGAGTGAGCcgccacccccctttcccccaccaCGCTCGACTTCCTCCCCTTACCATGCAAGTAACCTTTTGCAGAGGCATTTCACCAACTGGACCAAGCCAACTAGCCCTACCAGGTCAACGGAAGCTGAATCAGTTTTGCACTCTGAAGGCAGCAGGCGGGCCGCTGATGCAAAACCTAAACGCTGGATATCATTTAAAAGTTTCTTCCGCCGTCGGAAAACAGATGAAGAGGATGACAAAGAGAAAGACCGAGAGAAAGGGAAACTGGTGGGCCTGGACGGCACAGTCATCCACatgctgccccctcctccagttCAGCGCCATCACTGGTTCACAGAGGCAAAAGGAGAGTCCAGCGAGAAGCCAGCCATCGTCTTCATGTACAGGTGTGACCCTGCCCAAGGCCAGCTCAGTGTGGATCAGGGCAAAGCCAGGGCAGAGCAGTCAGCAGTCACAGAGAAGGGTAGAGCAGAGGATGGGTTACTACAGgactcagagaagaagaaaaggagtcATTCTTCTCCATCACAGATTCCTAAGAAAATTCTCAG TTACTTCATTTACTTGGATACACCATTAGTATTTACTTGA